The following is a genomic window from Paraburkholderia largidicola.
AAGGCGAGTAGCCCTGTTCCGACAATTCCAAGACTGAAGAGGGCAAACGCCATTTCTCCGGCGATCGGTTTAAGCGCGCTGGCCGCGTCGGCTGTCGTTTTCACCTCGACATGGTGGGCATGCAGTGTCGCAGCAGCGGATAGCATGATGAAGAACGCGACGGCATTCGACAGAGCCATACCCACCCACGTATCGATGTCGATCCGCTTGAGCTGGATGCTCGCCTGCAGCGGCGCGCGTAATAGCGGTTGCTGGGCAGGATGTGAACGGATCTCCTCGACTTCCTGAGAGGCCTGCCAGAAGAACAGATACGGGCTGATTGTCGTACCCAGCACCGCGACAACTGTCGTCAGATAGTCGCCTGAGAAGCTGACCGGTGGCTTGACGATACTCAGTCCTACCGCCTTCCAGTCGACCGGGATCACAAACGCCATGGCCACGTACGCGAACAGTGCAAGTGTCAGCCACTTCAGGAAGCGCGCGTAGCGCTCGTAGGTCACGAAGACCTGCAACAGGAGAGAGGCGGTGCCCAGTAGCACGACGTAAAGCTGGACAGGTCCACCGAGTACGAGCTTCGCAGCAGCACCCATGGCTGCAAGATCGGCGGCGATATTGATCGTATTTGCGACGAGCAGCACCATTACGGCGGCATAGAGGATGGGCGCGGGATAGTGACGGCGGAGGTTTGTCGCGAGTCCCCGACCAGTCACACGCCCC
Proteins encoded in this region:
- a CDS encoding Nramp family divalent metal transporter codes for the protein MKRLGPGLITGAADDDPSGIATYTQAGAQFGFGLLWTMLLTYPLMVAIQSVSARLGRVTGRGLATNLRRHYPAPILYAAVMVLLVANTINIAADLAAMGAAAKLVLGGPVQLYVVLLGTASLLLQVFVTYERYARFLKWLTLALFAYVAMAFVIPVDWKAVGLSIVKPPVSFSGDYLTTVVAVLGTTISPYLFFWQASQEVEEIRSHPAQQPLLRAPLQASIQLKRIDIDTWVGMALSNAVAFFIMLSAAATLHAHHVEVKTTADAASALKPIAGEMAFALFSLGIVGTGLLALPVLAGSAAYAAAGAMKWRNSLALQVNLAKQFYAVVAVAILGGVALTFAHLDPIKALYWSAVVNGIAAVPIMALVMLMAGSRDVMGKFALKGALLWIGWLATGVMGLAAIGMFWPT